A window from Drosophila kikkawai strain 14028-0561.14 chromosome 2L, DkikHiC1v2, whole genome shotgun sequence encodes these proteins:
- the LOC138929681 gene encoding protein toll-like isoform X3, whose protein sequence is MTVKMKYFENYRKLRYILIEGPYEPFENLTAFICNKKMKCKFTMGKNGRKCPANCQCTYRDMFIIDCRKPRKSRQIPPLPIPADYGIDLRFPGHQLIQLPNNTLPGYIKVLKLDVSDNNINSIAIHQLPKELYTLDISNNPITTLDDRVADYLSKNSLNSRHSFGQRSIRWIVYCEQTHLLHLLHTNSVSQYVFYEQLNGKCSYKCKCCFDRKTQSFVIDCSSKAVDLPKLPNRIPNKLTLIFGNCSLKEFPKNLTRLLKTHNITHLDLQENYLKSLDEETVDFYNNHDNTTIELSGNPWNCICKPRSFLFFLKKRNPAEYRMTMDRCGIPMCPDSCVCCLNNLNSSSLNVDCRGQRLKQLPLLPESATSLDLRDNNITEINLQSLDILKNKILSKGLKLSLSGNPWTCTCDLFTFTEKFTFFIQDFKEIECSNLGKRLEFVEESDACPSYFIYPLLLFVFSMIIITVLNAFVYFKQPILMWFYEHEICMSMAVRVDLERMKKFDAFLCFTHKDERLIEDYVERLEKGQRQFRLCFYLRDWNVGASIPECIIQSVKDSRRIIILMTKNFLESTWGKLEFRLALHATSKDRCKRLIVILYPDVENFDELDSELKAYMVLNTYLRRDSPNFWNKLLYSMPHVT, encoded by the coding sequence ATGACtgtgaaaatgaaatattttgaaaattatcgCAAACTGAGGTACATTTTAATCGAGGGGCCATATGAACCCTTTGAGAATTTGACTGCCTTTATCTGCAATAAAAAGATGAAGTGTAAATTTACTATGGGAAAAAATGGTCGGAAGTGTCCAGCTAACTGCCAATGCACTTACCGCGATATGTTTATAATTGACTGCCGTAAACCAAGAAAAAGTAGACAAATTCCGCCCCTCCCCATCCCAGCTGATTATGGAATCGATCTCCGTTTTCCCGGACACCAATTAATCCAGCTTCCAAATAACACTTTACCTGGCTACATCAAAGTTTTGAAGCTCGATGTGTCCGATAACAATATAAACAGCATTGCCATCCATCAACTCCCAAAGGAACTGTATACTCTGGACATCTCAAATAATCCCATTACAACCCTCGACGATAGAGTTGCCGATTACCTAAGCAAGAACTCGCTGAACTCTAGGCATTCTTTTGGGCAAAGGAGCATCAGATGGATTGTATATTGTGAACAAACGCATTTACTTCATTTATTGCATACGAATTCTGTAAGTCAATATGTTTTCTACGAACAATTAAACGGAAAATGTAGTTACAAATGTAAATGTTGCTTTGATCGCAAAACACAAAGCTTTGTCATAGACTGCAGTAGCAAAGCTGTGGACCTCCCAAAACTACCGAACAGAATTCCTAATAAGTTGACTTTGATATTCGGTAATTGTAGCCTCAAAGAATTCCCAAAAAATCTAACTCGCCTTTTAAAAACTCATAACATAACGCATTTGGATTTACAGGAGAACTATTTAAAATCTCTCGATGAAGAGACTGTAGATTTTTATAATAACCATGATAACACCACGATCGAGCTGTCTGGAAATCCCTGGAACTGTATCTGCAAGCCGAGATCCTTTCTGTTCTTTTTAAAGAAGCGAAATCCAGCGGAATATAGAATGACAATGGATAGATGTGGCATCCCAATGTGTCCCGACAGCTGCGTATGTTGCTTGAATAACTTAAATAGTTCATCCCTTAACGTGGATTGCAGAGGTCAGAGACTGAAGCAACTTCCCCTTCTGCCCGAATCAGCTACTAGTTTGGACCTCAGAGACAATAATATAACGGAAATAAATCTGCAATCACTagacattttaaagaataaaatactCTCCAAAGGACTGAAGTTATCCCTGTCTGGAAATCCGTGGACCTGCACTTGCGACCTTTTCACATTTACTGAAAAGTTTACCTTTTTTATACaagattttaaagaaatagaATGCAGTAATCTGGGAAAACGTCTTGAATTTGTTGAAGAGAGTGATGCATGTCCATCTTACTTCATCTACCCACTACTCTTGTTCGTGTTCAGCATGATAATTATCACGGTTCTAAACGCATTTGTTTACTTTAAGCAGCCCATCCTGATGTGGTTCTATGAGCACGAAATCTGCATGAGCATGGCAGTCCGCGTGGACTTGGAGCGAATGAAGAAATTCGATGCCTTCCTATGCTTCACCCACAAGGACGAACGTCTTATCGAGGATTATGTGGAGAGACTGGAGAAGGGCCAACGGCAGTTCCGCTTGTGCTTTTACCTGCGCGACTGGAATGTGGGTGCCTCCATTCCCGAATGCATTATCCAGTCGGTGAAGGATTCACGGCGCATTATCATCCTGATGACGAAGAACTTCTTGGAGTCCACCTGGGGCAAGCTGGAGTTCCGTCTCGCTCTGCACGCCACATCCAAGGATCGGTGCAAGCGACTGATTGTAATCCTCTACCCGGATGTCGAGAACTTTGATGAGCTGGACAGCGAGTTGAAGGCGTACATGGTGCTGAACACCTATTTGAGGAGGGACAGCCCTAACTTTTGGAACAAACTTCTCTACTCGATGCCGCATGTTACTTAa
- the LOC108082220 gene encoding uncharacterized protein, with protein MISLLIHQAVDSLIQNIYPKLRSPCLRMANNFIQELQQQQDSLDPPAEASTFDSDHKSNFSTKSLVNDIIGRSLDHPKEDPKKPSSRISFRALARVVVVLNRAFKETVPENADLDYWRNLAQSRGDMNSRYCQVIEMQSKRIQTLENDLRTLIGLARETREMLAEIAEEKQDKQDRGDGGITY; from the coding sequence ATGATTTCTCTGCTCATACATCAAGCTGTAGACAGcctaatacaaaatatatatccaaaATTAAGAAGCCCTTGCCTTAGAATGGCCAACAATTTCATCCaggaactgcagcagcagcaggactcACTGGATCCTCCGGCCGAGGCTTCAACTTTCGACTCGGACCACAAGTCGAACTTCTCGACCAAGTCGCTAGTCAATGACATCATTGGCCGATCCCTGGACCACCCTAAGGAGGACCCTAAGAAGCCTTCATCACGGATCTCCTTTCGAGCTCTGGCCCGTGTGGTAGTGGTGCTGAATAGAGCTTTCAAGGAGACAGTTCCCGAGAATGCCGACTTGGATTACTGGCGCAATCTGGCCCAGTCCCGCGGAGATATGAATTCGCGCTACTGTCAGGTCATCGAGATGCAGAGCAAGCGAATCCAAACCCTGGAGAACGATTTGCGCACTCTAATAGGTTTGGCTCGCGAGACCAGAGAGATGCTGGCCGAGATCGCCGAGGAAAAGCAGGACAAACAGGATCGAGGCGATGGTGGAATTACCTATTAG
- the Pgant2 gene encoding polypeptide N-acetylgalactosaminyltransferase 2, with protein sequence MRRNIKLIVFVSIIWMFVMVYYFQSSTEKVENRALRLREVATAMQQYQDDSSSAAAASTARQWAPAGGGGAAGSGADDPGGNVILIGSVKDFERNAVHGLKLNGIVALEETSQGLSGGTGGPGGRLPVAPSGRGTEIEYFDEAGYIRAGALRNGEDPYIRNRFNQEASDALPSNREIPDTRNPMCRTKKYREDLPETSVIITFHNEARSTLLRTIVSVLNRSPEHLIREIVLVDDYSDHPEDGLELAKIDKVRVIRNDKREGLVRSRVRGADAAVSSVLTFLDSHVECNEQWLEPLLERVREDPTRVVCPVIDVISMDNFQYIGASADLRGGFDWNLIFKWEYLSPSERAVRHNDPTTAIRTPMIAGGLFVIDKAYFNKLGKYDMKMDVWGGENLEISFRVWQCGGSLEIIPCSRVGHVFRKRHPYTFPGGSGNVFARNTRRAAEVWMDDYKQHYYNAVPLAKNIPFGNIDDRLALKEKLHCKPFKWYLENVYPDLQAPDPQEVGQFRQDSTECLDTMGHLIDGTVGIFPCHNTGGNQEWAFSKRGEIKHDDLCLTLVTFARGSQVVLKACDDSENQRWIMREGGLVRHHKINVCLDTRDQAQQGVSAQHCNSALSTQRWSFGKYA encoded by the exons GTGGAAAATCGAGCGCTGCGGCTACGTGAGGTGGCCACCGCCATGCAGCAGTACCAGGACGACTCCTCATCGGCGGCAGCAGCCTCCACGGCCCGCCAATGGGCTCCGgccggcggaggaggagcagctggcAGCGGGGCCGACGATCCTGGCGGCAATGTCATCCTAATCGGCTCCGTAAAGGACTTTGAGCGCAACGCAGTCCACGGCCTGAAGCTGAATGGCATTGTGGCCCTAGAAGAGACATCTCAG GGTCTCAGTGGTGGAACAGGTGGTCCTGGAGGTCGATTACCTGTGGCTCCCAGTGGGCGAGGCACCGAAATCGAGTACTTCGATGAGGCGGGCTACATACGAGCGGGAGCCCTGCGCAATGGCGAAGATCCCTACATCAGGAATCGCTTCAATCAGGAGGCCAGCGATGCTCTGCCCAGTAACCGGGAGATACCCGACACCAGGAATCCAAT GTGTCGAACCAAGAAATATCGTGAAGATCTGCCCGAGACGAGTGTCATTATAACCTTCCACAATGAGGCGAGGTCGACTCTGCTGAGAACCATTGTGAGTGTCCTCAATCGAAGTCCCGAGCACTTAATACGCGAAATTGTCCTAGTGGATGACTACAGCGATCATc CTGAGGATGGCCTGGAGCTAGCCAAAATCGACAAGGTCCGGGTGATCCGGAACGACAAGCGCGAGGGCCTGGTGAGGTCACGCGTTCGCGGCGCCGATGCTGCCGTGAGCAGCGTCCTAACCTTCCTCGACAGCCACGTCGAGTGCAACGAGCAGTGGCTGGAGCCGCTGCTGGAACGGGTTCGCGAGGATCCCACCCGCGTGGTCTGCCCCGTTATCGATGTGATTAGCATGGACAACTTCCAGTATATCGGCGCTTCGGCCGATTTACGCGGCGGCTTCGACTGGAACCTGATCTTCAAGTGGGAATACCTGAGTCCCTCGGAGCGGGCTGTGCGCCACAATGACCCCACCACGGCCATCCGGACGCCAATGATTGCCGGCGGCCTGTTCGTCATCGACAAGGCGTACTTCAACAAGCTGGGCAAGTACGACATGAAAATGGACGTGTGGGGCGGCGAGAATCTGGAGATCTCGTTCCGTGTGTGGCAGTGCGGCGGCAGCCTAGAAATCATCCCGTGCAGCCGTGTGGGTCACGTCTTCCGGAAGCGGCATCCGTACACCTTCCCCGGCGGAAGTGGCAATGTCTTTGCGCGAAATACGAGACGAGCGGCGGAGGTTTGGATGGACGACTACAAGCAACACTACTACAATGCAGTGCCGCTGGCCAAGAACATTCCATTTGGCAA CATTGACGACCGACTGGCTTTGAAGGAGAAATTGCATTGCAAGCCATTCAAATGGTATCTGGAGAATGTCTACCCTGACCTGCAGGCCCCCGATCCACAGGAGGTGGGACAATTCCGGCAGGATAGCACCGAGTGCTTGGACACAATGGGCCACTTAATCGACGGAACCGTGG GTATTTTCCCTTGCCACAACACTGGCGGCAATCAGGAATGGGCCTTCTCCAAGCGGGGCGAGATCAAGCACGACGACCTCTGCCTGACCCTGGTGACCTTCGCCCGCGGCTCCCAGGTGGTGCTGAAGGCCTGTGACGACTCGGAGAACCAGCGATGGATCATGCGCGAGGGCGGCCTGGTGCGCCATCACAAGATCAACGTCTGCCTGGACACCCGGGATCAGGCGCAGCAGGGAGTGAGTGCCCAGCACTGCAACTCCGCCCTGTCCACGCAGCGCTGGTCCTTCGGCAAGTACGCGTGA
- the LOC108082145 gene encoding uncharacterized protein — protein sequence MVCRFNPFYIGPMPPSCCTESDNLCDCPPCSPETGYQEPRPVHEECNKGVTERETKESPCNPPCIEGSEKDKSEQLDKKEKEKKRKHKKKKENKEKQG from the coding sequence ATGGTTTGCCGCTTTAATCCCTTTTATATTGGACCCATGCCTCCCAGCTGCTGCACGGAATCGGATAACCTTTGCGATTGTCCGCCATGTTCGCCGGAAACAGGATATCAGGAGCCGCGGCCCGTCCACGAGGAGTGCAACAAGGGAGTGACTGAAAGGGAAACCAAAGAAAGCCCATGCAATCCGCCATGCATAGAAGGCTCCGAAAAAGACAAATCGGAGCAATTGgataaaaaggaaaaggaaaagaaaaggaaacacaagaagaagaaggaaaacAAGGAGAAGCAAGGTTAA
- the LOC138929681 gene encoding protein toll-like isoform X2, whose product MRRILEYYLTLVSLTLVGGINLGNIQDDYCKLYWNVSKLSEKSCHKNGTFVITNEYRLTYKPNYLLVLNWTTENFIELNIVGITNKIQNLTYMKIFGIRNTEDQRLRPSSFYLKKLNIEYVYNFEINAENFTINETKSHFEVGPKYLEIRFKRSVSLGLINDYVAASTKSIKTLSIRGLHRPGTDLFSHLKFLSLTELQENVLELNLDVVMTVKMKYFENYRKLRYILIEGPYEPFENLTAFICNKKMKCKFTMGKNGRKCPANCQCTYRDMFIIDCRKPRKSRQIPPLPIPADYGIDLRFPGHQLIQLPNNTLPGYIKVLKLDVSDNNINSIAIHQLPKELYTLDISNNPITTLDDRVADYLSKNSLNSRHSFGQRSIRWIVYCEQTHLLHLLHTNSENYLKSLDEETVDFYNNHDNTTIELSGNPWNCICKPRSFLFFLKKRNPAEYRMTMDRCGIPMCPDSCVCCLNNLNSSSLNVDCRGQRLKQLPLLPESATSLDLRDNNITEINLQSLDILKNKILSKGLKLSLSGNPWTCTCDLFTFTEKFTFFIQDFKEIECSNLGKRLEFVEESDACPSYFIYPLLLFVFSMIIITVLNAFVYFKQPILMWFYEHEICMSMAVRVDLERMKKFDAFLCFTHKDERLIEDYVERLEKGQRQFRLCFYLRDWNVGASIPECIIQSVKDSRRIIILMTKNFLESTWGKLEFRLALHATSKDRCKRLIVILYPDVENFDELDSELKAYMVLNTYLRRDSPNFWNKLLYSMPHVT is encoded by the exons ATGCGAAGAATTTTGGAGTATTATTTGACTTTAGTCTCCTTAACATTAGTCGGTGGAATCAATTTAGGAAATATTCAAGACGATTATTGTAAACTGTATTGGAATGTCAGTAAATTAAGTGAAAAGAGTTGCCACAAAAACGGCACATTTGTTATTACAAACGAATATAGACTAACATATAAACCAAATTATCTCTTAGTTTTGAACTGGACTACAGAAAATTTTATTGAGTTGAACATCGTCggaattacaaataaaatacaaaatttgacgtatatgaaaatatttggaaTTCGAAACACAGAAGATCAAAGACTGCGACCGTCATCGTTTTATCtgaaaaagttaaatattgAGTATGTGtacaattttgaaataaacgCCGAAAATTTTACAATAAACGAGACAAAATCTCATTTTGAAGTGGGACCAAAATATCTAGAGATTAGATTTAAACGATCTGTATCCCTAGGACTAATCAATGATTATGTTGCTGCCAGCACAAAAAGTATAAAGACACTTAGTATTAGAGGATTACACCGTCCCGGTACCGACTTATTTagtcatttaaaatttttgag TTTAACAGAACTTCAAGAAAACGTTCTGGAGTTGAATTTGGATGTTGTCATGACtgtgaaaatgaaatattttgaaaattatcgCAAACTGAGGTACATTTTAATCGAGGGGCCATATGAACCCTTTGAGAATTTGACTGCCTTTATCTGCAATAAAAAGATGAAGTGTAAATTTACTATGGGAAAAAATGGTCGGAAGTGTCCAGCTAACTGCCAATGCACTTACCGCGATATGTTTATAATTGACTGCCGTAAACCAAGAAAAAGTAGACAAATTCCGCCCCTCCCCATCCCAGCTGATTATGGAATCGATCTCCGTTTTCCCGGACACCAATTAATCCAGCTTCCAAATAACACTTTACCTGGCTACATCAAAGTTTTGAAGCTCGATGTGTCCGATAACAATATAAACAGCATTGCCATCCATCAACTCCCAAAGGAACTGTATACTCTGGACATCTCAAATAATCCCATTACAACCCTCGACGATAGAGTTGCCGATTACCTAAGCAAGAACTCGCTGAACTCTAGGCATTCTTTTGGGCAAAGGAGCATCAGATGGATTGTATATTGTGAACAAACGCATTTACTTCATTTATTGCATACGAATTCT GAGAACTATTTAAAATCTCTCGATGAAGAGACTGTAGATTTTTATAATAACCATGATAACACCACGATCGAGCTGTCTGGAAATCCCTGGAACTGTATCTGCAAGCCGAGATCCTTTCTGTTCTTTTTAAAGAAGCGAAATCCAGCGGAATATAGAATGACAATGGATAGATGTGGCATCCCAATGTGTCCCGACAGCTGCGTATGTTGCTTGAATAACTTAAATAGTTCATCCCTTAACGTGGATTGCAGAGGTCAGAGACTGAAGCAACTTCCCCTTCTGCCCGAATCAGCTACTAGTTTGGACCTCAGAGACAATAATATAACGGAAATAAATCTGCAATCACTagacattttaaagaataaaatactCTCCAAAGGACTGAAGTTATCCCTGTCTGGAAATCCGTGGACCTGCACTTGCGACCTTTTCACATTTACTGAAAAGTTTACCTTTTTTATACaagattttaaagaaatagaATGCAGTAATCTGGGAAAACGTCTTGAATTTGTTGAAGAGAGTGATGCATGTCCATCTTACTTCATCTACCCACTACTCTTGTTCGTGTTCAGCATGATAATTATCACGGTTCTAAACGCATTTGTTTACTTTAAGCAGCCCATCCTGATGTGGTTCTATGAGCACGAAATCTGCATGAGCATGGCAGTCCGCGTGGACTTGGAGCGAATGAAGAAATTCGATGCCTTCCTATGCTTCACCCACAAGGACGAACGTCTTATCGAGGATTATGTGGAGAGACTGGAGAAGGGCCAACGGCAGTTCCGCTTGTGCTTTTACCTGCGCGACTGGAATGTGGGTGCCTCCATTCCCGAATGCATTATCCAGTCGGTGAAGGATTCACGGCGCATTATCATCCTGATGACGAAGAACTTCTTGGAGTCCACCTGGGGCAAGCTGGAGTTCCGTCTCGCTCTGCACGCCACATCCAAGGATCGGTGCAAGCGACTGATTGTAATCCTCTACCCGGATGTCGAGAACTTTGATGAGCTGGACAGCGAGTTGAAGGCGTACATGGTGCTGAACACCTATTTGAGGAGGGACAGCCCTAACTTTTGGAACAAACTTCTCTACTCGATGCCGCATGTTACTTAa
- the LOC138929681 gene encoding protein toll-like isoform X1 → MRRILEYYLTLVSLTLVGGINLGNIQDDYCKLYWNVSKLSEKSCHKNGTFVITNEYRLTYKPNYLLVLNWTTENFIELNIVGITNKIQNLTYMKIFGIRNTEDQRLRPSSFYLKKLNIEYVYNFEINAENFTINETKSHFEVGPKYLEIRFKRSVSLGLINDYVAASTKSIKTLSIRGLHRPGTDLFSHLKFLSLTELQENVLELNLDVVMTVKMKYFENYRKLRYILIEGPYEPFENLTAFICNKKMKCKFTMGKNGRKCPANCQCTYRDMFIIDCRKPRKSRQIPPLPIPADYGIDLRFPGHQLIQLPNNTLPGYIKVLKLDVSDNNINSIAIHQLPKELYTLDISNNPITTLDDRVADYLSKNSLNSRHSFGQRSIRWIVYCEQTHLLHLLHTNSVSQYVFYEQLNGKCSYKCKCCFDRKTQSFVIDCSSKAVDLPKLPNRIPNKLTLIFGNCSLKEFPKNLTRLLKTHNITHLDLQENYLKSLDEETVDFYNNHDNTTIELSGNPWNCICKPRSFLFFLKKRNPAEYRMTMDRCGIPMCPDSCVCCLNNLNSSSLNVDCRGQRLKQLPLLPESATSLDLRDNNITEINLQSLDILKNKILSKGLKLSLSGNPWTCTCDLFTFTEKFTFFIQDFKEIECSNLGKRLEFVEESDACPSYFIYPLLLFVFSMIIITVLNAFVYFKQPILMWFYEHEICMSMAVRVDLERMKKFDAFLCFTHKDERLIEDYVERLEKGQRQFRLCFYLRDWNVGASIPECIIQSVKDSRRIIILMTKNFLESTWGKLEFRLALHATSKDRCKRLIVILYPDVENFDELDSELKAYMVLNTYLRRDSPNFWNKLLYSMPHVT, encoded by the exons ATGCGAAGAATTTTGGAGTATTATTTGACTTTAGTCTCCTTAACATTAGTCGGTGGAATCAATTTAGGAAATATTCAAGACGATTATTGTAAACTGTATTGGAATGTCAGTAAATTAAGTGAAAAGAGTTGCCACAAAAACGGCACATTTGTTATTACAAACGAATATAGACTAACATATAAACCAAATTATCTCTTAGTTTTGAACTGGACTACAGAAAATTTTATTGAGTTGAACATCGTCggaattacaaataaaatacaaaatttgacgtatatgaaaatatttggaaTTCGAAACACAGAAGATCAAAGACTGCGACCGTCATCGTTTTATCtgaaaaagttaaatattgAGTATGTGtacaattttgaaataaacgCCGAAAATTTTACAATAAACGAGACAAAATCTCATTTTGAAGTGGGACCAAAATATCTAGAGATTAGATTTAAACGATCTGTATCCCTAGGACTAATCAATGATTATGTTGCTGCCAGCACAAAAAGTATAAAGACACTTAGTATTAGAGGATTACACCGTCCCGGTACCGACTTATTTagtcatttaaaatttttgag TTTAACAGAACTTCAAGAAAACGTTCTGGAGTTGAATTTGGATGTTGTCATGACtgtgaaaatgaaatattttgaaaattatcgCAAACTGAGGTACATTTTAATCGAGGGGCCATATGAACCCTTTGAGAATTTGACTGCCTTTATCTGCAATAAAAAGATGAAGTGTAAATTTACTATGGGAAAAAATGGTCGGAAGTGTCCAGCTAACTGCCAATGCACTTACCGCGATATGTTTATAATTGACTGCCGTAAACCAAGAAAAAGTAGACAAATTCCGCCCCTCCCCATCCCAGCTGATTATGGAATCGATCTCCGTTTTCCCGGACACCAATTAATCCAGCTTCCAAATAACACTTTACCTGGCTACATCAAAGTTTTGAAGCTCGATGTGTCCGATAACAATATAAACAGCATTGCCATCCATCAACTCCCAAAGGAACTGTATACTCTGGACATCTCAAATAATCCCATTACAACCCTCGACGATAGAGTTGCCGATTACCTAAGCAAGAACTCGCTGAACTCTAGGCATTCTTTTGGGCAAAGGAGCATCAGATGGATTGTATATTGTGAACAAACGCATTTACTTCATTTATTGCATACGAATTCTGTAAGTCAATATGTTTTCTACGAACAATTAAACGGAAAATGTAGTTACAAATGTAAATGTTGCTTTGATCGCAAAACACAAAGCTTTGTCATAGACTGCAGTAGCAAAGCTGTGGACCTCCCAAAACTACCGAACAGAATTCCTAATAAGTTGACTTTGATATTCGGTAATTGTAGCCTCAAAGAATTCCCAAAAAATCTAACTCGCCTTTTAAAAACTCATAACATAACGCATTTGGATTTACAGGAGAACTATTTAAAATCTCTCGATGAAGAGACTGTAGATTTTTATAATAACCATGATAACACCACGATCGAGCTGTCTGGAAATCCCTGGAACTGTATCTGCAAGCCGAGATCCTTTCTGTTCTTTTTAAAGAAGCGAAATCCAGCGGAATATAGAATGACAATGGATAGATGTGGCATCCCAATGTGTCCCGACAGCTGCGTATGTTGCTTGAATAACTTAAATAGTTCATCCCTTAACGTGGATTGCAGAGGTCAGAGACTGAAGCAACTTCCCCTTCTGCCCGAATCAGCTACTAGTTTGGACCTCAGAGACAATAATATAACGGAAATAAATCTGCAATCACTagacattttaaagaataaaatactCTCCAAAGGACTGAAGTTATCCCTGTCTGGAAATCCGTGGACCTGCACTTGCGACCTTTTCACATTTACTGAAAAGTTTACCTTTTTTATACaagattttaaagaaatagaATGCAGTAATCTGGGAAAACGTCTTGAATTTGTTGAAGAGAGTGATGCATGTCCATCTTACTTCATCTACCCACTACTCTTGTTCGTGTTCAGCATGATAATTATCACGGTTCTAAACGCATTTGTTTACTTTAAGCAGCCCATCCTGATGTGGTTCTATGAGCACGAAATCTGCATGAGCATGGCAGTCCGCGTGGACTTGGAGCGAATGAAGAAATTCGATGCCTTCCTATGCTTCACCCACAAGGACGAACGTCTTATCGAGGATTATGTGGAGAGACTGGAGAAGGGCCAACGGCAGTTCCGCTTGTGCTTTTACCTGCGCGACTGGAATGTGGGTGCCTCCATTCCCGAATGCATTATCCAGTCGGTGAAGGATTCACGGCGCATTATCATCCTGATGACGAAGAACTTCTTGGAGTCCACCTGGGGCAAGCTGGAGTTCCGTCTCGCTCTGCACGCCACATCCAAGGATCGGTGCAAGCGACTGATTGTAATCCTCTACCCGGATGTCGAGAACTTTGATGAGCTGGACAGCGAGTTGAAGGCGTACATGGTGCTGAACACCTATTTGAGGAGGGACAGCCCTAACTTTTGGAACAAACTTCTCTACTCGATGCCGCATGTTACTTAa